Proteins co-encoded in one Cucurbita pepo subsp. pepo cultivar mu-cu-16 chromosome LG15, ASM280686v2, whole genome shotgun sequence genomic window:
- the LOC111811454 gene encoding ketol-acid reductoisomerase, chloroplastic-like, translating into MAAATYFSPSISASLSKTLKQAASLHPLTPSSLGFLSSSSASSGSFALKAVGMGGGNAVGSALGARMVSAPAIKPLISLDFDTSVFKKEKVNLAGHDEYIVRGGRDLFPLLPEAFKGIKQIGVIGWGSQAPAQAQNLRDSLAEAKSDIVVKIGLRKGSRSFAEARAVGFSEENGTLGDIYETISESDLVMLLISDSAQADNYEKIFSHMKPNSILGLSHGFLLGHLQSLGLDFPKNFSVIAVCPKGMGPSVRRLYVQGKEINGAGINSSFAVHQDVDGRATDVALGWSVALGSPFTFATTLEQEYRSDIFGERGILLGAVHGIVESLFRRYTENGMAEDLAYKNTVESITGIISKTISTKGMLAVYNSFSPDEKKEFERAYSASFYPCMDILYECYEDVATGSEIRSVVLAGRRFYEKEGLPAFPMGNIDQTRMWKVGERVRQSRPAGDLGPLYPFTAGVYVALMMAQIEILRKKGHSYSEIINESVIESVDSLNPFMHARGVSFMVDNCSTTARLGSRKWAPRFDYILTQQALVAIDNGSAVNQDLISNFLSDPVHGAIEVCAQLRPTVDISVPADADFVRPELRQSSN; encoded by the exons ATGGCCGCCGCCACATATTTCTCTCCCTCTATCTCAGCCTCATTatcaaaaaccctaaaacaagCTGCTTCTCTACATCCTCTCACTCCATCCAGCTTAGGATTCTTGTCTTCCTCCTCCGCTTCCTCGGGATCCTTCGCTCTTAAGGCTGTTGGTATGGGTGGTGGTAATGCTGTTGGCTCAGCTCTTGGTGCTCGCATGGTGTCCGCTCCTGCGATCAAGCCCTTAATCTCGCTTGATTTTGACACATCTGTGTTCAAGAAGGAGAAAGTTAATCTCGCTGGCCATGATGAG TATATTGTCAGAGGAGGTAGGGACCTTTTTCCCCTGCTGCCGGAAGCGTTCAAGGGGATCAAGCAAATTGGTGTCATTGGTTGGGGTTCCCAG GCACCTGCACAAGCTCAGAATTTAAGGGACTCGCTTGCTGAAGCCAAGTCTGATATTGTGGTTAAG ATTGGCCTGAGGAAGGGTTCCCGCTCTTTTGCGGAAGCTCGCGCAGTTGGTTTTTCTGAAGAGAATGGAACTTTGGGAGATATATATGAAACCATTTCCGAAAGTGATCTTGTCATGCTTCTGATTTCTGATTCTGCGCAG GCTGATAactatgaaaaaatattttctcacaTGAAACCAAACAGCATTCTTGGGCTTTCCCATGGGTTTCTTCTTGGCCATTTGCAGTCATTGGGACTTGATTTCCCTAAGAATTTTAGCGTGATTGCTGTTTGTCCAAAGGGGATGGGTCCATCTGTGAGGAGACTGTATGTTCAAGGAAAAGAGATAAATGGTGCAGGAATTAATTCTAGTTTTGCAGTTCACCAG GATGTCGATGGTAGAGCCACCGATGTTGCATTGGGATGGTCTGTTGCCCTTGGCTCTCCATTCACATTCGCTACAACTCTTGAGCAAGAATACAGGAGTGACATCTTCGGCGAGCGAG GTATTCTACTTGGTGCTGTTCATGGAATTGTGGAATCCTTGTTCAGAAGGTACACTGAAAATGGAATGGCTGAAGACCTGGCTTATAAGAACACTGTTGAAAGCATAACAGGGATCATATCGAAAACCATTTCCACTAAG GGAATGTTGGCAGTATACAATTCCTTCTCTCCTGatgagaaaaaggaatttgagaGAGCATATAGTGCATCGTTTTACCCTTGTATGGATATTCTCTATGAATGTTATGAAGATGTTGCCACTGGAAGTGAGATCCGCAGCGTTGTGCTTGCTGGCCGACGATTTTAT GAAAAGGAGGGTCTCCCAGCTTTCCCAATGGGGAACATTGACCAGACCCGGATGTGGAAAGTTGGTGAACGTGTTCGACAATCACGTCCTGCAGGTGACCTCGGCCCGTTATATCCTTTCACTGCTGGTGTATATGTGGCGTTGATGATGGCACAG ATCGAGATACTGAGGAAGAAGGGCCACTCGTACTCTGAGATCATCAACGAAAGTGTAATCGAATCAGTGGACTCTTTGAACCCGTTCATGCATGCTCGTGGTGTTTCATTCATGGTCGACAACTGTTCCACCACAGCGCGATTGGGATCTCGAAAGTGGGCTCCTCGCTTCGACTACATTCTCACCCAACAAGCCCTGGTTGCCATTGACAATGGTTCAGCCGTCAACCAAGACCTTATCAGCAACTTCCTGTCCGACCCAGTTCATGGAGCAATTGAAGTATGCGCCCAGTTGAGACCTACTGTTGACATTTCTGTTCCAGCTGATGCTGATTTCGTTCGACCAGAACTACGTCAATCTAGCAACTAA
- the LOC111811876 gene encoding inactive TPR repeat-containing thioredoxin TTL3-like, with translation MSHTVKSIQEMGSDSLAERFRDEFSLEGNKPDVKDHDLSSPVSPLMMNRSSVTGDNGYGIGGPNTSSSSSSSSGSVTGKTNNTQIGKRSEGKPDNHSGEFSVSSEMSPSGFDGHRSAAAVRNLRPGHRRSFSTGSPLIYSGKTLTSTSNGVNSSGINSASSNPISNVFPSGNICPSGKVLKANIAVRTPNRCDTLGSGTGNYGHGSIIRGGSGGGGGGGKLGSLGNLGEGNFGSGNLQFGSENSMAKRVMASSDPEEVKRAANEMYRRGNFVEALSLYDRAISLFPENAAYRSNRAAALTALGRLGEAVRECEEAVRLDLGYGRAHQRLAALYLRFGQVEKSRSHLLCSGQPDQSELQRLKSLEKILNQCADARKAGDWKSALKEAEAATAAGADFSPQLVACKAEALLKLHQLEDADSCISNVPKLETLASCSQTKFFGMLAEAYVFYVRAMVEMALGRFDNAVLAAERAAKIDFNNLEVAKLLSNVKMVARARSRGFDLFNSGRYTEACTAYGEGLRYDSSNHVLYCNRAVCWAKIGLWEQSVEDCNQALKIQPNYTKALLRRAASNAKLERWEDAVKDLEFLRRELPGDNDVAESLHRAQVALKRSRGELVDHRTVSGEVEEVSTLHKLKAAISSTGVSVVHFKASNDICDETSAFMNMLCIRYPSVKFIKVDVEESVAVAKAEGIRTVPAFKIYKNGEKMIEMIRPSHHFLEDSVRSCIQTVPASCHG, from the exons ATGTCTCATACTGTGAAATCGATTCAAGAAATGGGTTCTGATTCTTTAGCGGAGAGGTTTCGGGATGAGTTTAGTTTGGAGGGTAATAAGCCTGATGTGAAAGACCACGATCTGAGCTCTCCGGTGTCGCCATTGATGATGAATCGGAGCTCGGTTACCGGTGATAATGGCTATGGGATTGGCGGACCCAACACTTCTAGTAGCAGTTCAAGCTCCTCCGGTTCGGTTACGGGGAAAACTAACAATACCCAAATCGGTAAAAGATCAGAGGGCAAACCGGATAATCATTCTGGGGAGTTTTCAGTGTCGTCGGAGATGAGTCCAAGTGGCTTCGATGGTCACCGATCCGCCGCGGCTGTTCGGAATTTGAGACCGGGTCATAGACGGTCGTTTTCGACCGGATCGCCGCTAATTTACTCGGGCAAAACCCTTACGAGTACGAGCAATGGAGTGAATAGCAGCGGGATCAACTCGGCCTCTTCGAATCCTATCAGTAATGTGTTTCCGAGCGGCAACATTTGCCCTTCCGGCAAGGTTTTGAAGGCGAACATTGCTGTTAGAACCCCTAATCGGTGCGATACGCTTGGCTCTGGCACGGGGAATTACGGCCATGGTAGTATTATTCGCGGCGGtagcggtggcggtggcggcggaggTAAATTGGGTAGTCTGGGAAATCTTGGGGAAGGTAATTTTGGGTCTGGGAATTTGCAATTTGGTAGTGAAAATTCAATGGCTAAAAGGGTAATGGCGAGCTCCGATCCAGAGGAGGTTAAAAGAGCTGCGAATGAGATGTATAGAAGAGGGAATTTTGTTGAAGCTTTGTCGTTGTATGATCGTGCAATTTCGTTGTTCCCGGAGAATGCAGCTTACCGGAGCAACCGAGCGGCGGCGTTGACGGCGCTTGGTCGGCTGGGGGAAGCGGTGAGGGAATGTGAGGAGGCTGTGAGGCTTGATCTCGGTTATGGGAGGGCGCACCAGAGGCTTGCTGCTCTTTATCTCCG tTTCGGGCAGGTAGAAAAATCCCGGAGTCATCTCCTATGCTCAGGACAACCAGATCAGTCCGAGTTGCAGAGATTGAAGTCGCTCGAGAAGATCTTGAATCAGTGTGCCGATGCTCGAAAAGCCGGTGACTGGAAGAGTGCTTTAAAGGAAGCTGaagcagcaacagcagctgGAGCAGATTTCTCTCCACAG CTTGTTGCATGTAAAGCCGAAGCCCTTTTGAAGCTCCATCAGCTAGAAGATGCAGACTCCTGCATATCAAATGTTCCCAAGTTGGAAACTCTGGCTTCATGCTCACAAACCAAGTTCTTCGGTATGCTTGCTGAAGCGTACGTGTTCTATGTTCGTGCCATGGTCGAGATGGCATTGGGAAG GTTTGATAATGCAGTTCTGGCAGCTGAGAGAGCTGCCAAGATTGACTTCAATAATCTTGAAGTAGCAAAGTTGTTGAGCAATGTGAAAATGGTGGCAAGAGCTCGATCTCGGGGTTTCGATCTTTTTAACTCCGGAAGATATACAGAAGCCTGTACAGCGTATGGAGAGGGTCTCAGGTACGACAGCTCGAATCATGTTCTTTATTGCAATCGAGCGGTTTGTTGGGCGAAGATTGGACTTTGGGAGCAATCTGTTGAGGACTGCAATCAAGCCCTCAAGATCCAACCGAACTACACGAAAGCCCTTCTTCGTAGAGCTGCTTCAAATGCAAAG CTTGAAAGATGGGAAGACGCAGTGAAAGATCTCGAGTTCTTGAGGAGAGAACTTCCTGGAGACAATGACGTTGCTGAATCTCTACACCGAGCACAGGTTGCATTGAAGCGATCTCGTGGAGAGTTAGTCGATCATAGAACAGTAAGTGGCGAGGTAGAGGAAGTTTCAACTCTCCATAAACTGAAAGCTGCAATATCATCAACTG GCGTTTCAGTGGTTCATTTCAAAGCTTCCAACGATATATGCGATGAAACATCTGCGTTCATGAATATGCTATGCATACGCTACCCATCTGTTAAGTTCATAAAG GTGGACGTGGAGGAGAGCGTGGCCGTGGCGAAGGCTGAAGGCATAAGAACGGTTCCAGCGTTCAAGATATACAAGAACGGAGAGAAGATGATCGAAATGATCCGTCCGAGCCACCATTTTCTGGAGGACTCAGTGAGAAGTTGCATACAAACAGTCCCAGCATCATGTCATGGTTAA
- the LOC111776483 gene encoding heavy metal-associated isoprenylated plant protein 28, whose amino-acid sequence MTTLELRVHMDCPGCESKVRSSLQKLKGVDNVEIDMSLQKVTVTGWAEQKKVLKAVRKTGRRAELWQLPYNPEHGNESDPYPQHHLNGPVPNFYGPQPTSTYNYYKHGYDNHDQAHHQNFSTHSNIFGRQTGSVFSDDNVNNCSIM is encoded by the exons ATGACG ACTTTGGAGCTCCGAGTCCATATGGATTGCCCCGGTTGCGAAAGCAAAGTCCGGAGCTCGctccaaaaattaaaag GTGTCGACAACGTTGAAATCGACATGTCGTTACAGAAAGTGACGGTAACCGGGTGGGCGGAGCAAAAGAAGGTTCTGAAAGCGGTTCGGAAAACCGGTCGTCGAGCGGAGCTGTGGCAGTTACCGTACAACCCGGAGCACGGTAACGAGAGTGATCCGTACCCACAGCACCATTTAAATGGGCCCGTCCCAAATTTCTATGGGCCCCAGCCCACATCGACTTACAACTATTACAAACATGGGTACGATAATCATGACCAGGCCCATCACCAAAACTTCTCCACACATTCCAACATCTTCGGCCGCCAGACTGGCTCCGTGTTTAGTGACGACAATGTCAATAATTGCTCTATTATGTAA
- the LOC111811586 gene encoding 14-3-3-like protein D isoform X2: MVEAMKNVAKLEVELTVEERNLLSVGYKNVVGARRASWRILSSIEQKEEAKGNEANAKRIKEYRQKVETELSGICDDIMTVIDEHLIPLASAGESTVFYYKMKGDYYRYLAEFKSGNEKKEAADQSMKAYEAATSSAESELPPTHPIRLGLALNFSVFYYEILNSPERACHLAKQAFDEAISELDTLNEESYKDSTLIMQLLRDNLTLWTSDIPEDGDDAQKINGTAKISGGDDAE; this comes from the exons ATGGTGGAAGCAATGAAGAATGTTGCAAAGCTTGAGGTTGAATTGACAGTTGAGGAAAGAAACTTACTTTCTGTTGGATACAAGAATGTGGTTGGAGCACGGAGAGCATCATGGAGGATCTTATCATCAATAGAGCAGAAAGAAGAAGCTAAAGGAAATGAAGCAAATGCTAAACGCATCAAGGAATACAGACAAAAGGTTGAAACAGAGCTCTCTGGTATTTGTGATGATATCATGACAGTGATTGACGAGCACCTAATTCCATTGGCTTCAGCTGGGGAATCGACAGTGTTCTACTATAAGAT GAAAGGAGATTATTATCGTTACCTTGCTGAATTTAAATCTGGTaatgagaagaaagaagcagCTGATCAATCGATGAAGGCATATGAG GCTGCAACCAGCTCAGCCGAATCTGAATTACCCCCTACACATCCTATCCGTTTGGGTTTGGCATTAAATTTCTCAGTCTTCTATTATGAAATCCTGAATTCACCCGAAAG GGCCTGCCACCTTGCAAAGCAAGCTTTTGATGAAGCCATCTCCGAACTTGACACCCTTAACGAGGAGTCATACAAAGATAGCACCTTAATCATGCAGCTTCTTAGGGACAACCTTACATTATGGACTTCTGACATCCCAGAGGATGGAG ATGATGCCCAAAAGATCAATGGAACTGCCAAGATTTCTGGTGGTGACGATGCCGAG TGA
- the LOC111811405 gene encoding phosphoenolpyruvate carboxylase 2-like, which yields MAAPKNLEKMASIDAQLRLLAPSKVSEDDKLVEYDALLLDRFLDILQDLHGEDLRETVQECYEFSAEYERNRDPKKLEELGNALTSLDPGDSIVVAKSFSHMLNLANLAEEVQIAYRRRIKLKKGGFADEANATTESDIEETFKRLLQLNNSPQEVFDALKNQTVDLVFTAHPTQSVRRSLLQKHGRIRNCLTQLYAKDITPDDKQELDEALQREIQAAFRTDEIRRTPPTPQDEMRAGMSYFHETIWKGVPKFLRRVDTALKNIGIDERVPYNAPLIQFSSWMGGDRDGNPRVTPEVTRDVCLLARMMAANLYFSQIEDLMFELSMWRCSDELQSRAEELHSSLRKDAKHFIEFWKQVPPNEPYRVVLGYVRDKLYNTRERARHLLAKGMSEIPEDTTFTDLEQFLEPLELCYRSLCACGDRPIADGSLLDFLRQVSTFGLSLVRLDIRQESDRHTDVIDAITNYLGIGSYKEWSELQKQEWLLSELSGKRPLFGPDLPKTEEIADVLDTFNVIAELPSDNFGAYIISMATAPSDVLAVELLQRECHVKKPLRVVPLFEKLGDLEAAPSAMARLFSIDWYRNRINGKQEVMIGYSDSGKDAGRLSAAWHLYKAQEELIKVAKQYGVKLTMFHGRGGTVGRGGGPTHLAILSQPPDTIHGSLRVTVQGEVIEQSFGEEHLCFRTLQRFTAATLEHGMNPPVSPKPEWRALMDAMAVVATEKYRSIVFQEPRFVEYFRLATPELEYGRMNIGSRPSKRKPSGGIESLRAIPWIFAWTQTRFHLPVWLGFGAAFKYAIEKDVKNLHMLQEMYSQWPFFRVTIDLVEMVFAKGDPGIAALYDKLLVSEDLWSFGDRLRATYEETKHLLLQVAKHKDLLEGDPYLRQRLRLRDSYITTLNVCQAYTLKRIRDPNYNVEVRPHLSKDYHLESSKSAAELVKLNPKSDYAPGLEDTLILTMKGIAAGMQNTG from the exons AGTGGAATATGATGCTTTGTTGTTGGATCGGTTTTTGGATATTCTTCAGGATTTACATGGGGAGGATCTCAGAGAAACT GTTCAAGAGTGTTATGAATTCTCTGCTGAGTATGAGAGGAACCGTGACCCTAAAAAATTGGAGGAACTTGGGAATGCCTTGACAAGTTTGGATCCGGGGGACTCTATCGTAGTAGCGAAATCCTTTTCTCATATGCTTAATTTGGCTAATTTAGCCGAGGAAGTTCAGATTGCGTATAGGAGGAGAATAAAGTTGAAGAAAGGTGGCTTTGCTGATGAGGCCAATGCTACAACCGAATCAGATATTGAAGAAACCTTCAAGAGGCTCCTGCAGTTGAATAATTCCCCTCAAGAAGTGTTTGATGCTTTGAAAAACCAGACTGTAGATTTGGTCTTTACAGCCCATCCTACTCAGTCTGTTCGTAGATCTCTGCTTCAAAAGCATGGCAG GATTAGAAATTGCTTGACTCAATTGTATGCAAAAGATATTACTCCTGATGACAAACAGGAGCTTGATGAAGCTCTGCAACGGGAG ATTCAAGCTGCATTTCGTACAGATGAAATCCGACGAACTCCTCCAACGCCACAGGACGAAATGAGAGCTGGAATGAGCTACTTTCATGAGACAATCTGGAAAGGTGTACCTAAATTCTTGCGTCGAGTGGATACTGCTTTGAAGAACATAGGAATCGATGAACGTGTTCCTTATAATGCTCCTCTTATTCAGTTTTCATCCTGGATGGGCGGGGATCGTGATG GAAACCCCAGGGTTACACCAGAAGTTACAAGGGATGTCTGCTTATTGGCTAGAATGATGGCGGCTAACTTATACTTTTCCCAGATAGAAGATCTTATGTTTGAG TTATCTATGTGGAGATGCAGCGACGAGTTACAAAGCCGTGCCGAAGAACTTCATAGTTCCTTAAGAAAAGATGCAAAGCACTTTATAG AGTTTTGGAAACAAGTTCCTCCAAATGAGCCCTACCGTGTTGTTCTTGGTTATGTACGCGACAAGTTATACAATACACGTGAACGTGCTCGTCATTTATTAGCCAAAGGAATGTCTGAGATTCCCGAGGATACAACTTTCACTGATCTTGAGCAG TTCCTCGAGCCTCTCGAACTCTGCTACAGGTCGCTTTGCGCTTGTGGTGATAGGCCAATTGCAGATGGGAGCCTTCTTGATTTCTTACGGCAAGTTTCTACATTTGGGCTTTCACTTGTAAGACTGGATATCCGACAAGAATCAGACAGACACACTGATGTCATTGATGCTATCACTAATTACCTAGGCATTGGTTCATACAAAGAATGGTCAGAACTACAAAAGCAAGAATGGCTACTATCTGAACTCAGTGGCAAACGCCCTCTTTTCGGTCCCGATCTTCCGAAGACGGAAGAAATTGCTGATGTTCTGGACACCTTCAATGTCATTGCAGAGCTTCCTTCAGATAACTTCGGTGCCTACATTATCTCAATGGCAACAGCACCATCTGATGTGCTTGCTGTTGAGCTTTTACAACGTGAATGTCATGTAAAGAAGCCATTGAGGGTTGTACCATTGTTTGAAAAACTTGGTGATCTTGAGGCTGCTCCTTCTGCAATGGCTCGTCTCTTTTCAATCGACTGGTACAGAAACCGCATCAATGGTAAGCAAGAAGTCATGATCGGGTACTCGGATTCAGGGAAGGATGCTGGCCGTCTCTCTGCTGCTTGGCATCTATATAAGGCCCAAGAAGAACTCATCAAAGTGGCAAAACAGTATGGAGTTAAGCTCACAATGTTCCATGGCCGAGGAGGAACTGTTGGCAGAGGAGGCGGACCGACCCACCTGGCTATATTATCTCAGCCCCCGGATACAATTCACGGTTCACTACGAGTCACAGTTCAAGGTGAAGTTATTGAACAATCTTTTGGGGAGGAGCACTTATGCTTTAGAACACTTCAGCGTTTTACCGCTGCAACGCTCGAGCATGGCATGAATCCACCTGTTTCTCCGAAGCCCGAATGGCGTGCTCTCATGGATGCAATGGCTGTTGTTGCTACGGAGAAATATCGCTCCATAGTTTTCCAGGAACCCCGTTTTGTCGAATACTTCCGCCTT GCAACCCCAGAGTTAGAATATGGTAGAATGAATATTGGAAGTCGTCCATCAAAGAGGAAGCCAAGTGGAGGAATTGAATCACTCCGTGCAATTCCATGGATCTTTGCTTGGACGCAGACAAGGTTTCATCTACCAGTCTGGCTTGGCTTTGGAGCAGCATTTAAATATGCCATTGAAAAGGATGTGAAGAATCTTCACATGCTGCAGGAGATGTACAGTCAATGGCCTTTCTTCAGAGTCACCATTGACTTGGTTGAAATGGTGTTTGCCAAAGGAGACCCTGGCATTGCTGCTCTGTATGACAAGCTTCTCGTGTCCGAAGATCTATGGTCGTTCGGCGACCGATTGAGGGCTACCTATGAAGAAACTAAGCACCTTCTCCTTCAGGTAGCTAAACACAAGGATCTTCTTGAAGGCGACCCCTACTTGAGGCAGCGACTTCGTCTCCGTGATTCTTACATAACTACCCTTAACGTCTGCCAAGCGTACACATTGAAGCGAATCCGTGATCCGAACTACAACGTGGAAGTTAGACCTCACCTGTCAAAGGATTACCACCTTGAATCAAGCAAATCTGCTGCAGAACTTGTGAAGCTCAATCCTAAGAGTGACTACGCCCCTGGTTTGGAGGACACCCTCATCTTAACGATGAAGGGTATTGCTGCTGGTATGCAGAACACCGGCTAA
- the LOC111811586 gene encoding 14-3-3-like protein D isoform X1 gives MASSKERENFVYVAKLAEQAERYDEMVEAMKNVAKLEVELTVEERNLLSVGYKNVVGARRASWRILSSIEQKEEAKGNEANAKRIKEYRQKVETELSGICDDIMTVIDEHLIPLASAGESTVFYYKMKGDYYRYLAEFKSGNEKKEAADQSMKAYEAATSSAESELPPTHPIRLGLALNFSVFYYEILNSPERACHLAKQAFDEAISELDTLNEESYKDSTLIMQLLRDNLTLWTSDIPEDGDDAQKINGTAKISGGDDAE, from the exons ATGGCTTCCAGTAAAGAACGCGAGAACTTTGTTTACGTCGCTAAGCTCGCCGAGCAGGCCGAGCGTTATGATG AAATGGTGGAAGCAATGAAGAATGTTGCAAAGCTTGAGGTTGAATTGACAGTTGAGGAAAGAAACTTACTTTCTGTTGGATACAAGAATGTGGTTGGAGCACGGAGAGCATCATGGAGGATCTTATCATCAATAGAGCAGAAAGAAGAAGCTAAAGGAAATGAAGCAAATGCTAAACGCATCAAGGAATACAGACAAAAGGTTGAAACAGAGCTCTCTGGTATTTGTGATGATATCATGACAGTGATTGACGAGCACCTAATTCCATTGGCTTCAGCTGGGGAATCGACAGTGTTCTACTATAAGAT GAAAGGAGATTATTATCGTTACCTTGCTGAATTTAAATCTGGTaatgagaagaaagaagcagCTGATCAATCGATGAAGGCATATGAG GCTGCAACCAGCTCAGCCGAATCTGAATTACCCCCTACACATCCTATCCGTTTGGGTTTGGCATTAAATTTCTCAGTCTTCTATTATGAAATCCTGAATTCACCCGAAAG GGCCTGCCACCTTGCAAAGCAAGCTTTTGATGAAGCCATCTCCGAACTTGACACCCTTAACGAGGAGTCATACAAAGATAGCACCTTAATCATGCAGCTTCTTAGGGACAACCTTACATTATGGACTTCTGACATCCCAGAGGATGGAG ATGATGCCCAAAAGATCAATGGAACTGCCAAGATTTCTGGTGGTGACGATGCCGAG TGA